A genomic region of Halobacteriovorax sp. JY17 contains the following coding sequences:
- a CDS encoding HD-GYP domain-containing protein: MDKKKDNVISLQSVVANVAMLDLVKQVRELREQQQEMCEMAVKSMLRALDAKDHYTYGHSMRVAYYSVTLGKELGLNDEEMYELEMSALFHDIGKIGVPDAVLLKPARLTEDEFLKMKAHPSLTAEILQDFDCFKDIATYAKHHHERYDGRGYPDGLKGEDIPLFSRIILIADTFDAMTSTRPYRKGLPYEVAFSELEEFSGSQFDAALVKHFITAMTREDSKGEDTFELTIIDGNFAKDAA; this comes from the coding sequence ATGGATAAGAAAAAAGATAATGTTATTTCTCTTCAATCAGTTGTCGCAAATGTTGCGATGCTTGACCTTGTAAAGCAGGTTCGCGAACTTCGAGAACAGCAGCAAGAAATGTGTGAAATGGCAGTAAAAAGTATGCTTAGAGCACTTGATGCTAAAGACCACTATACTTACGGACATAGCATGAGAGTTGCCTATTATAGTGTTACACTAGGAAAAGAGCTTGGTCTTAATGACGAAGAAATGTATGAATTAGAAATGTCTGCACTCTTTCATGATATTGGAAAAATTGGTGTTCCAGACGCTGTCCTTTTAAAACCTGCAAGACTTACTGAGGATGAATTTCTCAAAATGAAAGCACATCCAAGTCTAACTGCGGAAATTCTACAAGACTTTGATTGCTTTAAAGATATTGCGACATATGCTAAACATCACCATGAAAGATATGATGGTCGTGGTTATCCTGATGGACTAAAGGGAGAAGATATTCCTTTATTCTCTAGAATTATTTTGATTGCCGATACATTTGATGCCATGACATCAACACGCCCTTATAGAAAAGGTCTTCCATACGAAGTGGCCTTTAGTGAGCTTGAAGAATTTTCTGGTTCACAATTTGATGCTGCTCTTGTAAAGCATTTTATTACAGCAATGACTAGAGAGGACTCAAAAGGTGAAGATACTTTTGAACTTACAATTATTGATGGGAACTTTGCTAAAGACGCTGCTTAA
- a CDS encoding PLP-dependent aspartate aminotransferase family protein, with translation MKKSEVKDLDKASRVIHAGGHPDPETGAIMPPIYQTSTYVQSSPGVHKGYEYTRSHNPTRTRLEECLASLEEAKYALVTSSGLSAEMLVMHTLPAGSTILCGDDVYGGTYRLFTTVFNEIHNFIFINTTDLEEVESKIKEHRPSLLWIETPTNPLLKITDIMKVTSIAKKYKVKTLVDNTFMSPYFQNPLSLGADIVLHSMTKYINGHSDVVGGALMLNEKKVYDKLWTLQNSIGPSQSPFDSWLVLRGIKTLAIRMEAHQKNAMKIAKFLESHPMVEKVLYPGLKSHPQHRIAKIQMSGFGGMITFFLKGDIKKSKKFLSKIQIFSLAESLGGVESLIEHPAIMTHASIPKKTRETLGITDNLIRLSVGIENVDDLIRDLENTFKIIR, from the coding sequence GTGAAGAAATCAGAAGTTAAAGACTTAGATAAAGCTTCTAGAGTTATTCATGCTGGAGGACATCCCGACCCGGAGACGGGCGCGATCATGCCTCCTATTTATCAGACTTCAACTTACGTTCAATCAAGTCCAGGTGTTCATAAGGGCTATGAGTACACACGTTCGCACAATCCTACAAGAACCAGACTAGAAGAGTGCTTAGCTTCACTTGAAGAGGCGAAGTATGCTCTTGTCACTTCAAGTGGTCTATCCGCTGAAATGCTTGTTATGCACACTCTTCCAGCGGGTTCAACAATTCTCTGCGGTGATGATGTTTATGGCGGGACTTATAGGTTATTCACTACTGTATTTAATGAAATTCACAACTTTATTTTTATCAATACAACTGACTTAGAAGAAGTAGAGAGCAAGATTAAGGAACACAGACCAAGTCTTCTCTGGATTGAAACTCCAACGAACCCCCTACTTAAAATTACTGATATAATGAAAGTCACAAGTATTGCCAAAAAATATAAGGTAAAGACCTTGGTAGACAATACTTTCATGAGTCCTTACTTTCAAAATCCGCTCTCTCTCGGAGCAGATATCGTATTGCACTCAATGACTAAATACATTAATGGTCATTCTGATGTTGTCGGTGGAGCTCTTATGCTCAATGAGAAGAAGGTCTATGATAAATTGTGGACTCTTCAAAACTCAATAGGCCCAAGTCAATCTCCCTTTGACTCTTGGCTAGTCCTAAGAGGAATAAAAACATTGGCCATTAGAATGGAAGCTCATCAAAAGAATGCCATGAAAATTGCAAAGTTTCTTGAGTCTCATCCAATGGTTGAAAAAGTTCTCTATCCGGGGCTTAAAAGTCATCCTCAACACAGAATTGCAAAAATACAGATGTCGGGTTTTGGTGGAATGATAACTTTCTTTCTTAAGGGAGATATAAAGAAGTCGAAGAAGTTTCTCTCAAAAATTCAAATATTCTCACTCGCTGAGAGCCTTGGAGGTGTTGAGAGTTTAATTGAACATCCCGCGATCATGACTCACGCTTCAATTCCAAAAAAGACACGAGAAACATTAGGCATCACGGATAATCTGATTAGATTATCCGTTGGTATTGAAAATGTTGATGATTTAATTAGAGATCTTGAAAATACTTTTAAAATAATTCGTTAG
- a CDS encoding class II aldolase/adducin family protein, whose amino-acid sequence MIDDGVIKYDRTNFTQSGPLDPALWEEIESWRKKLFKLNLIGEYPTEKVGFGNMSKIIRWNDQAEFIITGTQTGKYENLTGEHYTLVNGYDLEAMKLKQVGPLEASSEALTHAAVYEANRDITAVFHIHNTTIWERMIEENYDATPKDVPYGTIEMANCVGQLIAGKSSGLIVMKGHQDGVIAYSKSMDQCGKLILELADKFL is encoded by the coding sequence GTGATCGATGACGGAGTAATTAAGTACGATAGGACAAACTTTACCCAATCAGGGCCTCTAGATCCTGCTTTATGGGAGGAAATAGAGTCCTGGAGAAAGAAGCTCTTTAAATTAAATCTGATTGGCGAATATCCAACTGAAAAAGTTGGTTTTGGAAATATGTCAAAAATTATAAGATGGAATGATCAGGCTGAGTTTATTATTACTGGAACGCAAACAGGAAAGTATGAAAACTTAACAGGAGAACACTACACTCTTGTGAATGGCTATGACTTAGAAGCAATGAAGCTAAAGCAAGTTGGTCCACTTGAGGCTTCTAGTGAGGCCCTTACTCACGCAGCAGTTTATGAAGCTAATAGAGATATCACTGCTGTCTTTCATATTCATAACACTACTATTTGGGAAAGAATGATTGAAGAGAACTATGATGCGACTCCTAAAGATGTCCCTTATGGAACTATTGAAATGGCAAACTGTGTAGGACAATTAATCGCAGGTAAATCATCAGGACTCATTGTAATGAAAGGCCATCAAGATGGAGTTATTGCTTATTCAAAATCTATGGACCAATGTGGTAAGTTGATTTTAGAACTCGCTGATAAATTTCTCTAA